The Nostoc sp. 'Lobaria pulmonaria (5183) cyanobiont' genome window below encodes:
- the rfbC gene encoding dTDP-4-dehydrorhamnose 3,5-epimerase: protein MIFTETKIKEAFIVDLELHRDIRGFFARSFCTQEFQDRGLKPTIAQCNLSFNYKKGTLRGMHYQMPPSQETKLVRCIKGAIYDVIIDLRPDSPSYLSHIGIKLTAENRLALYIPDRCAHGFQTLSDETEVMYQMGDFYAPEYAGGYPYDDPAFGIEWPLSVTEISDKDRAWSLFESEKIVTPTVT from the coding sequence ATGATATTTACTGAAACTAAAATAAAAGAAGCATTTATTGTTGATTTAGAACTGCACCGAGATATTCGCGGCTTTTTTGCTCGGAGTTTCTGTACTCAAGAATTTCAAGATCGTGGTTTAAAACCTACTATTGCCCAATGCAATTTATCTTTTAACTATAAAAAAGGAACGTTGCGGGGTATGCATTATCAAATGCCTCCTTCTCAGGAAACAAAATTGGTGCGTTGCATCAAAGGAGCTATTTATGATGTCATTATCGATTTGCGTCCAGATTCTCCTAGCTATTTATCTCATATTGGTATAAAGTTAACTGCTGAAAATCGTCTTGCTCTCTATATTCCAGATAGGTGTGCTCACGGTTTTCAAACTCTAAGCGATGAGACGGAGGTGATGTATCAAATGGGTGACTTTTATGCACCAGAATATGCTGGCGGGTATCCGTATGATGACCCAGCTTTTGGTATTGAATGGCCTCTATCTGTGACTGAAATTTCGGATAAAGATCGGGCTTGGAGTTTATTTGAATCGGAAAAAATTGTAACGCCTACGGTGACGTAA
- a CDS encoding SDR family oxidoreductase yields the protein METLIDQVAVVTGASSGIGRAIALALAAQGVQLCLLGRNLETLQIVAAIAKETSPKVVCYAIDLIVDKDISKLQTSIEEDFEQVDLLILSAGMFSMGTFQKSSVQDFDLLYQTNVRAPYLLTQTLLPMLLSSRGQILFINSSVIMSPRANVGQFSATQHALKAIADTLRVEVNADQVRIMSVFPGRTATPRQAIIHEMEGKPYYPERLMQPEDVAAVVINALSLPRTVEVTDINLRPFVKP from the coding sequence ATGGAAACTTTAATAGATCAGGTTGCAGTTGTCACAGGAGCTAGTAGCGGTATCGGTAGAGCGATCGCCTTGGCTTTGGCAGCACAAGGTGTACAACTTTGTTTGTTAGGACGCAACCTTGAAACCCTACAAATAGTTGCTGCTATCGCTAAGGAAACTTCCCCTAAAGTTGTTTGTTATGCAATCGATTTGATAGTTGATAAGGATATCAGTAAGCTACAAACAAGTATTGAGGAAGATTTTGAACAGGTCGATTTGCTGATTCTGAGTGCAGGTATGTTCTCAATGGGGACATTTCAAAAGAGTTCTGTTCAAGACTTTGACTTGCTTTATCAGACTAATGTTCGTGCGCCCTATCTCTTGACACAAACTTTACTCCCCATGCTTTTATCCAGTCGAGGACAAATTTTGTTTATCAACTCCAGTGTAATTATGAGTCCCAGAGCGAATGTAGGACAATTTTCTGCCACTCAACACGCCCTCAAGGCGATCGCTGACACTCTCCGTGTAGAAGTTAATGCCGACCAAGTGCGGATCATGAGCGTGTTTCCTGGGCGTACTGCTACTCCTCGACAAGCAATAATTCACGAGATGGAGGGTAAACCCTATTACCCTGAACGTCTTATGCAACCAGAGGACGTGGCCGCTGTAGTCATTAATGCCTTAAGTTTACCTCGAACTGTTGAAGTTACTGATATTAACCTCAGACCATTCGTGAAACCCTGA
- a CDS encoding DUF4910 domain-containing protein produces the protein MSLNFITTPSDQIAQEIYQLIFQLYPICRSITGNGFRETLKIIQQHIPLSVHEVPTGTEVFDWTVPKEWNIKDAYIKNSQGEKIVDFTNSNLHVVNYSIPVHKKLSLEELKSHLFTLADYPNWIPYRTSYYKESWGFCLTHNQYLELEDEEYEVCIDSCLEPGYLTYGEYYIPGDSTDEVLISCHACHPSLCNDNLSGIAIATFIAKYLSQTTPRYSYRFLWIPGTIGSITWLALNEAKVNNIKHGLVLTCLGDSGNFTYKKSRRGDTEIDKVAAYVLKNSKQDHKIIDFFPYGYDERQYCSPGFNLAVGCFMRSPHGSFPEYHTSADDLNFVQPQYLAESFFQCHSMLYILNNNEIYYNKNPKCEPQLGKRGIYRTVGGNKDSGLNEMAILWVLNLSDGQHTLLDIAERSGMSFDVIKSAADTLSTHDLLTIKTN, from the coding sequence ATGAGCCTTAACTTTATCACAACACCGTCAGATCAAATTGCTCAGGAAATTTATCAACTCATCTTCCAGCTATATCCTATTTGCCGTAGTATTACAGGTAATGGTTTTAGAGAAACTTTAAAAATTATTCAGCAGCATATTCCTTTGTCGGTTCATGAAGTGCCGACAGGAACAGAGGTATTTGATTGGACAGTCCCTAAAGAATGGAATATTAAAGATGCCTATATTAAAAACTCTCAAGGTGAAAAGATTGTAGATTTTACTAATTCAAATTTGCACGTTGTTAACTATAGTATTCCTGTACATAAAAAATTATCTCTCGAAGAACTTAAATCACATTTATTTACACTTGCCGATTATCCTAATTGGATTCCTTACCGAACTTCATATTACAAGGAAAGTTGGGGGTTTTGCCTCACTCACAATCAGTATTTGGAACTAGAAGATGAAGAGTATGAAGTATGTATTGATTCTTGTCTAGAGCCTGGTTATCTGACTTATGGCGAGTATTATATTCCAGGAGACAGTACTGATGAAGTCTTGATTTCATGCCATGCCTGTCATCCTTCACTGTGTAATGATAATCTTTCGGGAATTGCGATCGCTACTTTTATCGCTAAATATTTAAGTCAAACTACACCAAGATATTCCTATAGATTTCTCTGGATTCCCGGAACCATTGGCTCAATTACATGGTTGGCTCTCAATGAAGCTAAAGTCAACAACATTAAACATGGCTTGGTATTAACTTGTTTAGGAGATTCAGGCAACTTTACTTACAAAAAAAGCCGTAGAGGTGACACTGAAATCGATAAAGTTGCTGCTTATGTACTCAAAAACTCAAAACAAGATCACAAAATTATAGATTTCTTCCCCTATGGCTATGATGAGCGACAATATTGCTCACCTGGATTTAATTTAGCTGTAGGTTGCTTTATGCGATCGCCTCATGGTAGTTTTCCTGAATACCATACTTCAGCTGATGATTTAAATTTCGTTCAACCCCAATATCTTGCTGAGTCATTCTTTCAATGTCATTCAATGTTGTATATCCTCAACAATAACGAAATCTACTACAACAAAAATCCCAAATGTGAGCCACAGTTAGGTAAAAGAGGAATATATCGGACAGTTGGTGGTAACAAAGATAGTGGGCTAAATGAAATGGCAATCCTGTGGGTTTTAAATTTATCTGACGGTCAGCATACTCTATTAGATATTGCAGAAAGGTCGGGAATGTCATTTGATGTGATTAAATCTGCTGCCGATACATTATCAACACATGACTTATTAACAATTAAAACCAACTAA
- a CDS encoding PIG-L deacetylase family protein: MIQLSLNKTEESEYKILCLGSHCDDIEIGCGGTILKLIENYQHVVIYWVVFSSNQQRAEEATTSASLFLKEIPVKKIIIKNFRDGFLSFQGIEVKEYFEQLKQEFSPDIIFTHHRDDRHQDHRLISDLTWNTFRNHLILEYEIPKYDGDLGIPNFFVHLNETLCRRKIEYILDAFATQNNKQWFTEETFRSILRIRGIESNSPSKYAEAFYCRKIFF; this comes from the coding sequence TGTGATGATATCGAGATTGGTTGTGGAGGGACAATCTTAAAGCTGATAGAGAATTACCAACATGTTGTTATCTATTGGGTTGTCTTTAGTTCCAATCAGCAAAGAGCAGAGGAAGCAACCACAAGCGCTAGTCTCTTCTTAAAAGAAATCCCAGTCAAGAAAATTATCATTAAAAATTTTCGAGATGGCTTTCTATCTTTTCAAGGGATAGAGGTGAAGGAATACTTTGAACAATTGAAGCAAGAATTTTCACCAGATATAATCTTTACTCATCATCGAGACGATCGCCACCAAGATCACCGCTTAATTTCTGACTTAACTTGGAATACCTTTAGAAATCATTTAATTTTGGAATATGAAATACCCAAATATGATGGTGATTTGGGTATTCCTAATTTCTTTGTCCATTTAAATGAAACACTGTGCCGTCGAAAAATTGAATATATTTTGGATGCGTTCGCTACCCAGAATAATAAGCAGTGGTTTACAGAAGAGACTTTTCGTTCAATTCTCAGAATTCGTGGGATTGAATCAAATTCACCGAGTAAATATGCTGAAGCATTTTACTGTCGAAAAATATTTTTCTAA
- a CDS encoding two-partner secretion domain-containing protein has product MVMSLWCGFANAQVTPDGSLNTTVSQSGNNFTIINGSAANSNLFHSFQQFSVPTGGSATFDLANTPNISNIFSRVTGGNISNINGLIQTINGKNPVSLFLINPSGIIFGANAQLNIGGSFIGTTASSIKFADGAEFSVINSESAPLLSINVPIGLQLGNNPAPINIQGTGHSLKNVTGLALAPPIQIPSSTKLRVQPGNTLALVGGDLHLNGANLVAEKGRVELGSLSGAGLVKLIPTVQGYTLGYEDVQSFGDIQLAQRSLLDISGVNAGSVQIQGRQIQFTDGSLVLAQNFGNLPGGDIRLQATESIDLIGRTADSTIRSGVRSDALGIGASGNISVITPRLTINRGAGLNSTTLGAATSGNIYINATAIELSGFLPTNPADVTTINTTTLGTGNAGDVFVNGNSLLISSGASLSSATFSSGSSGKVMIRNTNTTVIGESPSAIYSNISSTTFATGSAKTLTLDTAKLQILDGGAVATTSFFAGNGGDLSINATESIVISGQGRATNSSINASTIRPDPSLQKRFGLPDILTANAGTVSITTPNLTLTDGGTVSVTSQGTGNGGNLNITSDRIQLQNQGLIQAQTESGNGGNISLRVGKLLLMRDRSNITATAGGNGNGGNININAPIIAGLENSNIIANALRGRGGNIQIATQGLFGLKFRPQLTPENDITASSQFGVSGTVQVNTIGVEPNSGLVELPANVTDPSQQIATGCSGTQGSRFVATGRGGVPQNPNQQVTSDRTWSDIRDLRAYRKTGNVTAQTPTSPEVILEATSWHRNANGQVELIAAPSPSYVQQPLTCAASAKS; this is encoded by the coding sequence ATGGTAATGTCACTTTGGTGCGGCTTTGCCAACGCCCAGGTAACTCCCGATGGCAGCTTGAATACTACTGTCTCCCAAAGCGGTAATAACTTCACCATTATTAACGGTAGTGCCGCCAACAGTAACTTATTTCATAGTTTCCAGCAGTTTTCGGTTCCCACTGGCGGTTCGGCTACTTTTGATTTAGCGAACACGCCCAACATTTCTAACATCTTCAGCCGTGTTACTGGCGGTAATATCTCTAACATTAATGGCTTGATTCAGACGATTAACGGCAAAAACCCCGTTAGTCTCTTCTTGATCAACCCTAGTGGGATAATTTTTGGAGCCAATGCTCAACTGAACATTGGGGGTTCGTTTATTGGTACAACTGCCAGCAGTATTAAATTTGCTGATGGTGCTGAGTTTAGTGTAATTAATTCTGAATCTGCCCCGTTGTTAAGTATCAATGTTCCTATTGGGTTGCAACTGGGTAACAATCCCGCACCCATCAACATTCAAGGCACAGGACACTCTTTGAAGAATGTCACTGGACTAGCTCTGGCTCCTCCGATTCAGATTCCCAGTTCTACAAAACTGCGGGTACAGCCGGGAAATACCCTAGCTCTAGTGGGTGGCGACTTACATCTAAATGGGGCAAACCTGGTCGCTGAAAAAGGGCGAGTTGAATTGGGTAGTTTAAGCGGTGCAGGATTGGTAAAGCTGATACCAACCGTACAGGGCTATACACTGGGATATGAGGATGTACAAAGCTTTGGCGATATTCAGCTGGCACAGCGATCGCTATTAGATATCAGCGGCGTGAATGCAGGTTCCGTTCAAATTCAGGGTAGGCAAATTCAATTCACCGATGGCTCTCTGGTACTGGCGCAAAATTTTGGTAATCTCCCCGGTGGTGACATTCGCCTTCAGGCTACAGAGTCCATCGATCTGATTGGCAGAACAGCTGATAGCACAATTCGGAGCGGAGTGCGTAGTGATGCTCTGGGTATCGGAGCTAGTGGTAATATCAGCGTGATTACTCCCAGACTGACCATCAATCGGGGAGCGGGGTTGAATAGCACAACTCTTGGAGCCGCTACCAGTGGCAATATTTACATCAATGCAACCGCCATTGAATTGTCAGGCTTTTTACCCACTAATCCTGCTGACGTGACCACAATTAACACTACTACACTCGGCACTGGAAATGCTGGTGATGTTTTCGTCAATGGTAATAGTCTACTAATATCAAGCGGAGCCTCACTATCTTCGGCTACCTTTAGCAGTGGTTCTAGCGGTAAAGTGATGATTCGCAACACCAACACTACGGTGATCGGAGAAAGTCCCTCTGCAATTTACAGCAACATTAGCTCAACTACATTTGCAACCGGAAGTGCGAAAACTTTGACCCTGGATACTGCCAAATTGCAAATTCTGGATGGGGGAGCAGTTGCCACCACCTCATTTTTTGCAGGTAATGGGGGAGATTTGAGCATCAACGCTACTGAATCGATCGTCATCAGTGGTCAAGGTCGGGCAACTAATAGTAGCATTAACGCTTCCACCATCCGACCCGATCCGTCGTTGCAAAAACGATTTGGTCTGCCAGATATATTAACAGCGAATGCCGGCACTGTGAGCATTACCACACCGAACCTAACACTGACGGATGGCGGGACAGTCAGTGTCACCAGTCAAGGCACTGGCAATGGTGGCAATCTTAATATCACAAGCGATCGCATCCAATTACAAAATCAAGGCTTAATCCAAGCACAGACAGAATCTGGTAATGGTGGCAACATCAGCTTACGAGTTGGTAAGTTGTTGCTGATGCGCGATCGCAGCAATATTACTGCCACAGCAGGCGGTAATGGTAATGGAGGTAACATCAATATTAATGCACCGATCATCGCTGGATTAGAAAACAGCAACATTATTGCTAATGCACTGCGAGGACGTGGGGGTAATATTCAAATCGCCACACAAGGGCTTTTCGGACTGAAGTTTCGTCCTCAACTGACACCAGAGAATGACATCACTGCTAGTTCCCAATTTGGGGTTAGCGGCACGGTTCAAGTCAATACCATCGGCGTCGAGCCAAATTCCGGTTTAGTCGAACTGCCAGCAAATGTTACCGATCCATCTCAGCAAATTGCCACAGGTTGTTCGGGTACTCAAGGCAGTCGCTTTGTGGCAACGGGACGGGGTGGTGTGCCGCAAAATCCCAATCAGCAAGTAACGAGCGACCGCACTTGGTCTGATATCCGCGACCTCAGAGCATACCGTAAAACTGGTAATGTCACTGCCCAAACGCCTACATCACCAGAGGTTATCCTCGAAGCTACTTCCTGGCATCGTAATGCTAATGGCCAAGTTGAATTAATTGCGGCTCCATCTCCTAGCTATGTGCAGCAACCATTAACCTGTGCTGCTTCAGCTAAGAGTTAA
- a CDS encoding CopG family transcriptional regulator: protein MNKKWAVKRLTINLTSGEAQKLEQYCSTTGRPATDVIRELIRSLYPKDEKASETS from the coding sequence ATGAATAAAAAATGGGCTGTTAAACGACTTACAATCAATCTCACATCAGGCGAGGCACAGAAGCTTGAACAATACTGTTCAACAACGGGGAGACCAGCAACTGATGTAATTCGGGAGTTAATTCGCTCTCTTTATCCTAAAGATGAAAAAGCCTCTGAAACCTCGTGA